A single window of Cytobacillus dafuensis DNA harbors:
- a CDS encoding GntR family transcriptional regulator: protein MSIKSDNRHLYLQVIDRLKQDIEKGVYKEKEKLPSEFDLAKQLGVSRATLREALRILEEENVIIRRHGVGTFVNAKPLFTSGIEQLNSVTDMILQAGMKPGTIFLSSATMGPTEEDIRRFSCSTDEEIVVIERVRTANGEPVVYCIDKIPNRILADTFSREQESIFDILEVKANRKITYAITQIVPLGYHEKVSPILECDPETALLVLKQMHFDETDEPILYSVNYFRADKFSFHVLRKRI, encoded by the coding sequence ATGTCAATAAAGTCAGATAACCGACATTTATATTTACAAGTGATCGATCGTTTAAAGCAAGATATAGAGAAAGGTGTTTATAAAGAAAAAGAGAAACTCCCTTCTGAATTTGATCTTGCTAAACAGCTAGGAGTAAGCAGAGCAACACTTAGAGAGGCTCTTCGTATTCTTGAAGAAGAAAACGTTATCATTCGCCGCCATGGTGTTGGAACATTTGTAAATGCTAAGCCCTTATTTACATCAGGAATCGAGCAACTAAATAGTGTTACTGACATGATATTACAAGCAGGTATGAAGCCTGGGACCATTTTCTTGAGCTCAGCAACAATGGGTCCGACCGAAGAGGATATCCGCCGTTTTTCATGCTCCACGGATGAGGAAATTGTAGTAATTGAAAGGGTAAGAACAGCAAATGGTGAGCCTGTTGTTTATTGTATCGATAAAATTCCAAATCGAATTCTAGCTGATACATTTTCTAGAGAACAGGAATCAATATTCGATATCCTTGAAGTTAAAGCGAATCGAAAAATTACCTATGCTATTACCCAAATTGTGCCACTTGGCTACCATGAAAAAGTTTCCCCTATTCTGGAATGCGATCCTGAAACTGCATTGCTTGTATTAAAGCAAATGCATTTCGACGAAACGGATGAGCCCATTCTTTACTCGGTCAACTACTTTAGAGCTGATAAGTTCAGCTTCCATGTCTTAAGAAAAAGAATATAA
- the dapA gene encoding 4-hydroxy-tetrahydrodipicolinate synthase, with protein MIQFGRISTAMVTPFDKKGHIDFPKTTQLINYLLENGTESLVVAGTTGESPTLSKEEKLALFKHVVKVVDNRIPVIAGTGGNDTYASIELTKKAEQIGVDAIMVVAPYYNKPNQEGLYQHFKEIAENTNLPIMIYNIPGRTAVNIAPETIIRLSNISNIVAVKEASGDLNAMAKIIAGTDDHFLLYSGDDGLTIPVMAIGGKGVVSVASHVIGNELQEMVQLFMEGQTDKAAKLHQKLLPIMEGLFAAPNPAPIKTALQLKGFDVGSVRLPLVPLTEDERKTLSALLN; from the coding sequence ATGATTCAATTTGGCCGGATTTCAACTGCGATGGTTACGCCATTTGATAAAAAGGGACATATTGATTTTCCAAAAACAACACAGCTAATAAATTATTTACTTGAAAACGGAACTGAGTCCCTTGTTGTTGCAGGAACAACTGGTGAATCTCCTACATTATCGAAAGAGGAAAAATTGGCTTTATTCAAGCATGTTGTGAAAGTAGTTGACAATAGAATTCCAGTTATAGCAGGAACTGGTGGCAATGACACATACGCTTCAATTGAATTAACGAAAAAGGCAGAACAAATTGGTGTTGACGCTATTATGGTAGTTGCACCTTATTACAATAAGCCAAATCAAGAAGGGCTTTATCAGCACTTTAAAGAAATTGCTGAAAATACCAACCTGCCAATAATGATTTATAATATTCCTGGGAGGACTGCAGTTAATATTGCCCCAGAGACGATCATTCGTCTTTCAAACATTTCCAATATTGTCGCTGTCAAAGAAGCAAGCGGCGACTTAAATGCAATGGCAAAAATTATCGCAGGAACGGATGATCACTTCCTTTTATACAGCGGTGATGATGGATTAACGATTCCGGTTATGGCAATAGGTGGAAAAGGTGTGGTTTCTGTTGCTTCTCATGTAATAGGAAATGAGCTTCAGGAAATGGTTCAGTTATTTATGGAAGGTCAAACAGATAAAGCTGCAAAGCTCCATCAGAAGCTTTTACCAATCATGGAAGGCCTTTTCGCCGCACCTAATCCAGCACCAATAAAAACGGCTCTTCAACTTAAAGGATTCGATGTTGGTTCTGTCCGTTTACCATTAGTTCCGTTAACAGAGGATGAAAGAAAAACTTTATCAGCACTTCTAAACTAG
- a CDS encoding YlzJ-like family protein, with translation MILYTMMPQELIYQPEPVEFDRQKLITYNGIPLLVQMDEGQTCTVIRVMSSNPVHYMSATCFPGAKITLS, from the coding sequence ATGATTCTTTACACTATGATGCCACAAGAGCTGATTTACCAACCTGAACCAGTTGAATTTGATAGACAAAAGCTGATAACTTATAACGGAATTCCACTATTAGTACAAATGGATGAGGGGCAAACCTGTACGGTCATTCGCGTGATGAGTAGTAATCCAGTCCACTACATGAGTGCAACATGTTTTCCTGGTGCAAAAATTACATTATCATAA
- the dpaB gene encoding dipicolinate synthase subunit B, translating into MSLKGKRIGFGLTGSHCTYDEVFPEIEKLVHSGAEVLPVVTFTVKSTETRFGKGEDWVQRIEDLTGNKVIDSIVKAEPLGPKIPLDCMVIAPLTGNSMSKFANAMTDSPVLMAAKATLRNQKPVVLGISTNDALGLNGVNLMRLMATKNIYFIPFGQDDPIKKPNSMVARMTALTETIETAINGRQLQPVIVEKYKDEK; encoded by the coding sequence ATGAGTTTAAAAGGAAAACGTATTGGCTTTGGTCTAACAGGGTCTCATTGTACGTACGATGAGGTATTCCCGGAAATTGAGAAACTTGTTCACTCAGGAGCTGAGGTACTTCCGGTTGTTACGTTCACAGTGAAAAGTACTGAAACAAGATTTGGAAAAGGTGAAGATTGGGTTCAAAGAATTGAAGATTTGACAGGGAATAAAGTGATTGACTCGATTGTAAAAGCTGAGCCACTTGGTCCCAAGATACCATTGGATTGTATGGTTATTGCACCATTAACAGGTAATTCCATGAGTAAGTTTGCTAATGCCATGACAGATTCTCCAGTTTTAATGGCAGCTAAGGCAACATTAAGAAATCAGAAGCCCGTAGTTTTAGGAATCTCAACGAATGATGCACTTGGATTAAATGGAGTTAATTTAATGAGACTAATGGCAACAAAAAACATTTACTTTATTCCATTTGGTCAGGATGATCCTATAAAGAAGCCGAATTCCATGGTTGCAAGAATGACTGCACTCACAGAAACAATTGAGACAGCCATAAATGGCAGGCAATTACAGCCAGTTATTGTTGAGAAATATAAAGACGAAAAGTAA
- the dapG gene encoding aspartate kinase, translated as MKIIVQKYGGTSVRDEASREYALKHIKKALSDGGKVVVVVSAMGRKGDPYATDTLLSLVDTKKTIINKRESDLLLSCGEVISSIVFTNMLLENGIHATALTGAQAGFRTNNEHTNAKIIDMKCDRLYKELEVYDVIVVAGFQGIAKNGDVTTIGRGGSDTSAAALGAALNAEWIDIFTDVDGIMTADPRIAENARPLSVVTYTEVCNMAYQGAKVIHPRAVEMAMQAKIPIRIRSTYSDHLGTLVTTLNKERKGIDFRERIVTGIAHLSNITQIKVQAKKDQYNLQAEVFKAMANEGISVDFINIYPNGVNYTVTEEMTERAIEILKDLGHNPLVETECAKVSVVGAGMQGVPGVASKIVTALSEQEIRILQSADSHTTIWVLVKQNDLIKAVNALHDAFQLEKDHSLYEKTDI; from the coding sequence ATGAAAATAATTGTACAAAAATATGGGGGTACATCTGTTCGTGATGAAGCTAGTCGGGAATATGCATTAAAGCATATCAAAAAAGCATTGTCTGATGGCGGTAAAGTAGTTGTTGTTGTATCAGCCATGGGTAGAAAAGGAGATCCTTATGCAACTGATACTCTTTTATCCTTGGTTGATACAAAAAAAACGATAATTAATAAGAGAGAAAGTGATCTATTGCTTTCTTGTGGAGAAGTCATTTCTAGTATTGTTTTTACGAATATGCTTTTAGAGAACGGGATTCATGCAACAGCTTTAACTGGCGCACAGGCAGGCTTTCGGACTAATAATGAACATACAAACGCTAAGATTATTGATATGAAATGTGATCGGTTATATAAAGAGCTTGAAGTATACGATGTCATTGTTGTTGCAGGATTTCAGGGCATTGCCAAAAATGGGGATGTGACGACGATAGGGAGAGGTGGAAGTGATACTTCTGCAGCGGCTCTAGGTGCTGCATTAAATGCAGAATGGATTGATATATTTACGGATGTTGATGGTATCATGACAGCTGATCCTCGTATTGCTGAAAATGCCCGTCCTTTATCTGTTGTAACTTACACAGAAGTGTGCAATATGGCCTATCAGGGGGCAAAGGTTATTCATCCACGTGCAGTGGAGATGGCTATGCAGGCAAAGATCCCAATTCGAATTCGTTCAACCTATAGTGATCATTTAGGTACTCTCGTTACAACACTAAATAAAGAACGAAAAGGGATAGATTTTAGGGAACGAATTGTAACAGGAATTGCCCATCTTTCCAACATTACGCAAATTAAAGTTCAGGCCAAAAAGGATCAATATAATTTGCAGGCTGAAGTATTTAAAGCAATGGCTAATGAAGGAATTAGCGTGGACTTTATCAATATTTATCCCAATGGTGTTAATTATACTGTGACTGAAGAAATGACAGAAAGAGCCATTGAAATTTTGAAAGACCTAGGCCATAATCCTTTAGTGGAGACGGAGTGTGCAAAGGTATCCGTAGTTGGAGCTGGTATGCAGGGTGTACCAGGCGTGGCATCCAAAATTGTTACAGCCTTATCTGAGCAAGAAATAAGAATTTTGCAATCAGCGGATAGTCATACTACCATATGGGTGCTAGTAAAGCAAAATGATCTAATTAAAGCAGTTAATGCTTTACATGATGCATTCCAATTAGAAAAAGATCATTCCTTGTACGAGAAAACAGATATTTAA
- a CDS encoding ribonuclease J → MNNRKNESIKLMALGGVGEFGKNMYLVEVDGDIFVLDAGLMIPENEMFGIDIVIPDFTYLTQNKDKVKGIFLTHGHEDHIGALSYILRELHVPVYGTKLTLALVKAKMKEQEFKGQANLIEVQSDSIISFQSADVSFFYTTHSIPDSVGVCIHTSEGIIVYTGDFKFDQAATSYYKPEIGKMARIGEEGVLCLLSDSTEAEKPGYTQSEAKVVSQVTDAFCHATGRIIAASFASDLIRIQHIFDAAYKSRRKVAVVGKFTQTAYDIALQLGYLHVPEDLIIPITEMNQYPDDEIVILTTGLQGEPIEVLQKMAKQTHKQVNIKNGDTVILAGTPLRGSEVLIFKTIDMLYRAGASVISGKGTFNTSSHGSQEELKFMINLMNPKFFIPVHGEFRMLKAHAKIAKECGLSAEQIFIPEKGEVAEIKDGRLRPAGRIPSGNILIDGSGVGDVGNIVLRDRKLLSQDGILLVVVTLSKKEKKISAGPEIISRGFVYVRESEELLVEATRRVREIVESSINRESFDWSCIKQDMRDDLNQYLFDKTKRRPMILPIIMEV, encoded by the coding sequence TTGAACAATAGAAAGAACGAAAGCATTAAGTTAATGGCACTAGGAGGAGTGGGAGAGTTCGGCAAAAATATGTACCTTGTGGAAGTAGATGGGGACATATTCGTATTAGATGCAGGACTTATGATCCCAGAAAATGAAATGTTCGGAATTGATATCGTGATACCTGATTTCACGTATCTTACTCAAAATAAAGATAAGGTAAAAGGAATCTTTTTGACACATGGTCATGAAGATCATATTGGAGCCTTATCCTATATTTTAAGAGAACTTCATGTTCCAGTTTATGGAACGAAATTAACACTTGCTTTAGTAAAAGCAAAAATGAAGGAGCAAGAATTTAAAGGGCAAGCAAATTTAATAGAAGTTCAATCCGATTCAATTATTTCATTTCAATCAGCAGACGTGTCTTTTTTTTATACGACTCATAGTATTCCTGATAGTGTTGGTGTTTGTATACATACTTCTGAAGGAATTATCGTATACACAGGTGATTTTAAATTTGATCAAGCAGCAACGTCGTATTATAAACCTGAAATAGGCAAGATGGCTCGAATTGGAGAAGAAGGTGTTCTCTGTTTATTATCTGATAGTACTGAAGCGGAAAAGCCAGGATATACTCAATCTGAAGCCAAAGTAGTGAGTCAAGTCACAGATGCATTTTGTCATGCAACGGGAAGAATAATTGCCGCGTCATTTGCATCTGATTTAATAAGAATCCAGCATATTTTTGATGCTGCCTATAAAAGTCGCAGAAAGGTAGCTGTGGTAGGGAAATTTACACAAACTGCATATGACATAGCTCTTCAGCTAGGTTACTTGCATGTGCCTGAAGATTTAATTATCCCAATCACTGAAATGAATCAATATCCTGATGATGAAATCGTTATATTGACGACTGGATTGCAAGGTGAACCAATTGAAGTTTTACAAAAAATGGCTAAGCAGACACATAAACAAGTAAATATTAAGAACGGGGATACGGTAATATTAGCTGGAACACCTCTAAGAGGCAGTGAGGTTCTTATTTTTAAGACGATTGATATGCTGTATCGAGCAGGTGCGTCTGTTATTTCTGGAAAAGGTACTTTTAATACATCAAGTCATGGAAGCCAAGAAGAGCTAAAATTTATGATTAATTTAATGAATCCAAAATTCTTTATACCGGTTCATGGAGAATTTCGAATGCTAAAAGCTCATGCAAAGATAGCAAAAGAATGTGGTTTATCTGCTGAGCAAATATTCATTCCTGAAAAAGGAGAAGTTGCAGAAATTAAGGATGGAAGGTTACGTCCAGCAGGCCGAATTCCTTCTGGAAATATCCTTATCGATGGCAGTGGTGTAGGGGATGTAGGTAATATTGTTTTAAGGGATAGGAAGCTTCTTTCACAAGATGGAATACTGCTTGTTGTAGTAACATTGAGTAAAAAAGAAAAGAAAATATCAGCAGGGCCTGAAATAATTTCAAGAGGCTTTGTATATGTTAGAGAATCAGAAGAACTTCTTGTGGAGGCAACGAGAAGAGTTCGTGAAATTGTGGAAAGCAGTATTAATAGAGAGTCATTTGATTGGTCTTGTATTAAGCAGGATATGAGAGATGATTTGAATCAATATTTATTTGATAAAACTAAGCGTAGACCAATGATACTCCCAATCATAATGGAAGTATAA
- a CDS encoding ClpP family protease, with protein sequence MNDDLRQNGSENEEQEKPKEGQSSGLIEKIQQLGQTNVPQLSQDSKIHCLTIVGQIEGHLQLPPQNKTTKYEHLIPQIVAIEQNPNIEGLLVILNTVGGDVEAGLAISEMLSSLSKPTVSIVLGGGHSIGVPIAVSCNYSFIAETATMTIHPIRLTGLVIGVPQTFEYLDKMQERVINFVTKNSNITEEVFKELMFAKGNLTRDIGTNVVGKDAVEFGLIDSVGGIGPAMKKLNELIEINKKNEGIVQ encoded by the coding sequence ATGAATGATGATTTAAGACAAAACGGATCTGAGAATGAAGAGCAGGAGAAGCCAAAAGAAGGGCAATCATCAGGTCTAATTGAAAAGATTCAGCAGCTTGGTCAAACGAATGTCCCACAGCTTTCTCAGGATTCGAAAATACACTGTTTAACAATTGTTGGCCAAATAGAAGGACATCTTCAGCTGCCTCCTCAAAATAAAACGACGAAATATGAGCATTTAATTCCACAAATTGTTGCAATCGAACAAAACCCAAATATAGAAGGGTTATTAGTTATATTAAATACAGTAGGTGGTGATGTAGAGGCAGGCTTAGCGATTTCGGAAATGCTTTCATCTTTATCAAAACCAACCGTTTCGATTGTATTAGGGGGAGGGCACTCGATTGGTGTTCCAATCGCTGTTTCCTGTAACTATTCCTTTATCGCAGAAACTGCAACAATGACTATACATCCTATAAGGCTAACTGGACTAGTCATTGGAGTTCCTCAAACATTTGAATACTTAGATAAAATGCAGGAACGGGTTATTAATTTCGTCACAAAGAACTCTAATATTACTGAAGAAGTTTTTAAAGAATTAATGTTTGCTAAAGGAAATCTAACAAGAGATATTGGAACAAATGTAGTTGGCAAAGATGCTGTAGAATTTGGCTTAATTGATAGTGTTGGTGGAATAGGTCCAGCCATGAAAAAGTTAAATGAACTGATAGAAATTAATAAGAAGAATGAAGGGATTGTCCAATGA
- a CDS encoding DNA translocase FtsK, translating to MAKKKRRQSRKKENIKSTIKYELLGLALIAFAAIAMAELGAVGKAAVFFFRFFLGEWYMLGLVGVVVFAVYLMWKRTVPFFLSTKLIGIYLIVSSLLLLSHVTLFQLLSNGGKFQDPSVIANTWELFWMEVNGETSTKDLGGGMIGAVLFALFYYLFDEAGTKIISMVLIIIGFILLTGKTFGEALGKILSATWNFCKRQWNGFKNDLKDWKGNKKEKKSARQARIEENRINEVEDKQTEPVIKINRASEEMEEHKREPIISSFAEKAYHESSPGEAINRTKEAKKTEVESDSEPPITFTEIENMDYELPPVSLLKLPRQTDQSGEYELIHANAAKLERTFHSFGVKARVTQVHLGPAVTKYEVHPDVGVKVSKIVSLHDDLALALAAKDIRIEAPIPGKSAIGIEVPNSEVAMVSLREVIEATQYEKPDSKLLIGLGRDITGDSVLAELNKMPHLLVAGATGSGKSVCINGIITSILMRAKPHEVKLMMIDPKMVELNVYNGVPHLLAPVVTDPKKASQALKKVVNEMERRYELFSHTGTRNIEGYNEYVKRHNETEDGQQPLLPFIVVIVDELADLMMVASSDVEDAITRLAQMARAAGIHLIIATQRPSVDVITGVIKANIPSRIAFAVSSATDSRTILDMGGAEKLLGRGDMLFLPVGASKPVRIQGAFLSDEEVEEIVNFVIDQQKAQYQEEMIPDDIPETMTEVDDDLYDEAVELILEMQTASVSMLQRRFRIGYTRAARLIDEMEARGIVGPYEGSKPRAVLLGKPSEEASS from the coding sequence ATGGCCAAAAAAAAGAGAAGACAATCTAGGAAAAAAGAGAATATTAAGTCGACAATAAAGTATGAATTACTTGGGCTCGCGCTCATTGCTTTTGCTGCTATTGCAATGGCAGAGCTAGGTGCAGTTGGAAAAGCCGCAGTATTTTTCTTCCGTTTTTTCTTGGGAGAATGGTATATGTTAGGCTTAGTAGGTGTAGTTGTTTTTGCGGTCTATTTAATGTGGAAAAGAACGGTACCCTTTTTTCTTAGCACAAAATTAATTGGGATATATCTTATTGTAAGTTCATTACTACTTCTTAGCCATGTAACACTCTTTCAATTGCTGTCTAATGGAGGGAAATTTCAAGATCCAAGTGTGATTGCAAACACATGGGAGCTGTTCTGGATGGAAGTAAATGGGGAAACAAGTACAAAGGATTTAGGCGGCGGGATGATCGGGGCCGTTTTGTTTGCATTGTTTTATTATTTATTTGATGAAGCGGGAACAAAAATTATTTCAATGGTTCTCATTATAATAGGATTCATCCTATTAACTGGAAAAACATTTGGTGAGGCTTTAGGTAAAATACTAAGTGCTACTTGGAATTTTTGTAAAAGGCAATGGAATGGTTTTAAAAATGATTTAAAAGATTGGAAAGGAAATAAAAAGGAAAAAAAATCTGCTAGACAAGCCCGCATTGAAGAAAATCGAATTAATGAAGTGGAAGATAAGCAAACTGAACCTGTCATAAAAATAAATAGAGCTAGTGAAGAAATGGAAGAACATAAACGTGAGCCGATCATTTCTAGTTTTGCTGAAAAAGCTTACCATGAATCGAGTCCAGGAGAGGCTATAAATCGAACGAAAGAAGCAAAGAAAACGGAAGTGGAATCTGATTCAGAGCCCCCAATAACATTTACAGAAATTGAAAACATGGATTATGAATTGCCACCTGTTAGTTTATTGAAGCTTCCGCGGCAAACAGACCAAAGTGGAGAATATGAATTGATTCATGCTAATGCAGCTAAGTTAGAAAGAACTTTTCATAGTTTTGGTGTAAAAGCAAGGGTAACTCAGGTCCATCTTGGACCTGCCGTTACCAAATATGAGGTCCACCCTGATGTTGGGGTAAAGGTTAGTAAAATTGTCAGTTTACATGATGACCTAGCATTAGCACTAGCGGCAAAGGATATTCGTATCGAGGCTCCGATTCCTGGAAAATCAGCTATCGGGATTGAAGTTCCAAATTCAGAGGTAGCAATGGTTTCTTTAAGGGAAGTCATTGAAGCGACGCAGTATGAAAAACCTGACTCGAAATTATTGATAGGACTTGGACGTGATATTACAGGTGATTCTGTACTTGCAGAATTAAATAAAATGCCGCATCTACTTGTTGCTGGTGCGACAGGAAGTGGGAAAAGTGTATGTATTAACGGCATTATCACAAGTATTTTAATGAGGGCTAAGCCACATGAGGTCAAATTAATGATGATTGATCCAAAAATGGTTGAATTAAATGTTTATAATGGTGTCCCTCATTTATTAGCACCTGTAGTGACTGATCCTAAAAAAGCCTCACAAGCATTAAAAAAAGTTGTAAATGAAATGGAAAGACGATATGAATTATTCTCTCATACTGGAACTAGAAATATTGAAGGCTATAATGAATATGTGAAAAGGCATAATGAAACAGAGGATGGTCAGCAGCCATTATTGCCTTTTATTGTCGTAATCGTAGATGAGTTAGCTGATTTAATGATGGTAGCATCCTCAGATGTGGAAGACGCTATTACTAGATTAGCACAAATGGCTCGTGCTGCTGGAATTCATTTAATCATCGCCACACAGCGTCCGTCTGTAGACGTAATTACTGGAGTCATTAAAGCAAATATTCCATCTCGAATTGCCTTTGCTGTATCTTCTGCAACTGATTCTAGAACCATTCTAGACATGGGAGGAGCAGAAAAATTACTCGGAAGAGGGGATATGTTATTTCTCCCAGTCGGTGCGTCCAAACCTGTTCGGATTCAAGGTGCATTTTTGTCAGATGAGGAAGTTGAAGAGATCGTAAATTTTGTTATCGATCAGCAAAAAGCACAATATCAAGAAGAAATGATTCCTGATGATATTCCGGAAACGATGACTGAAGTGGATGACGATCTTTACGATGAAGCGGTAGAACTCATTTTGGAAATGCAAACGGCATCTGTTTCCATGCTTCAGCGTAGATTTAGAATTGGTTATACGAGAGCAGCAAGGCTGATTGACGAAATGGAGGCAAGGGGAATTGTTGGCCCTTATGAAGGAAGCAAGCCAAGAGCTGTTTTATTAGGAAAGCCTTCTGAAGAAGCAAGCTCTTAA
- the asd gene encoding aspartate-semialdehyde dehydrogenase, producing MEQKKGFHVAVLGATGAVGQQMIQSLEKKDFPISKLTLLSSARSAGSTVRYKGEELTVQEATSESFANVDIALFSAGGSVSKEFAHYAVAHGAIVVDNTSAFRMDENVPLVVPEVNEEDIHNHKGIIANPNCSTIQMVVALEPIRQKFGLKKVIVSTYQAVSGSGAAAVEELQEQTKAILNEEPYEPAILPVKGDKKHYQIAFNAIPQIDKFVENGFTFEEMKMINETKKIMHLPELQVAATCVRLPIATGHSESIYFEVNDEGISSHEIKELLKDAPGIVLQDDPENQIYPMPADCVGKSDVFVGRIRNDLDNSKGFHMWVVSDNLLKGAAWNSVQIAESLINLGLVR from the coding sequence ATGGAACAGAAAAAAGGATTTCATGTTGCAGTATTAGGCGCTACGGGTGCAGTTGGCCAACAAATGATACAATCATTAGAGAAAAAGGATTTCCCTATTTCGAAGTTAACATTACTTTCCTCTGCCCGTTCAGCAGGAAGTACAGTTCGATATAAAGGTGAAGAGTTAACAGTACAGGAGGCAACATCAGAAAGCTTTGCAAATGTGGATATTGCACTATTCAGTGCTGGCGGAAGTGTGTCAAAAGAATTTGCACACTATGCGGTCGCACATGGAGCCATTGTTGTAGATAATACGAGTGCCTTCAGAATGGATGAAAATGTTCCACTAGTAGTTCCTGAAGTGAATGAAGAAGATATCCATAATCATAAAGGAATCATCGCTAATCCTAACTGTTCGACCATTCAAATGGTCGTTGCACTTGAGCCTATCCGTCAAAAATTTGGTCTTAAAAAAGTGATTGTTTCTACTTATCAAGCTGTTTCAGGATCAGGTGCTGCTGCAGTTGAAGAACTCCAAGAGCAAACAAAAGCGATATTAAATGAAGAGCCATATGAACCAGCCATTCTTCCTGTAAAAGGAGATAAAAAACACTATCAAATTGCATTTAATGCTATTCCACAAATTGATAAATTCGTCGAGAACGGATTTACTTTTGAAGAGATGAAAATGATTAATGAAACAAAGAAAATCATGCATCTTCCTGAACTTCAAGTAGCCGCTACTTGTGTTCGATTACCTATTGCAACTGGTCACTCCGAATCAATTTATTTTGAAGTGAATGATGAAGGAATTAGCTCTCATGAAATTAAAGAATTGCTAAAAGATGCACCAGGAATTGTTTTACAGGATGATCCAGAAAATCAAATATATCCAATGCCTGCAGATTGTGTAGGAAAAAGTGATGTGTTTGTTGGTCGGATTCGAAATGATTTAGATAACTCAAAAGGTTTTCATATGTGGGTCGTTTCTGACAATCTGCTTAAAGGAGCAGCATGGAACTCTGTTCAAATTGCAGAGAGTTTAATTAATCTTGGTTTAGTAAGGTAA
- a CDS encoding BMP family lipoprotein — translation MKKRKFGLALSLVLAAGTILGACGKGEEKEEGTANGGDKESKFSVAMVTDVGGVDDKSFNQSAWEGIKEFGENNGMEKGKGGFDYLQSKSDADYATNLNKLSREGFNLVFGVGFLMEEDINTIAGQQKDTQFGIIDGVVDQPNVVSIMFKEQEASFLAGVAAAKATKTNQIGFIGGMEIPVIERFESGFLAGVQAVNPDIKVNVKYTGAFDKAELGKTTAAQMYSSGIDVIFHAAGGTGNGLFTEAKDLKKKDPSREIWAIGVDSDQSAEGVVEVDGKKHNVILTSAMKGVKTAVIDISEKSKAGNFPGGETLTYGLAEDGVSLAPLNEEVANKADIEKAVNEWTEKIKNGDITVPGTKEELKSFKAE, via the coding sequence TTGAAAAAGCGTAAATTTGGTTTAGCACTGTCACTTGTACTTGCTGCTGGAACGATTTTAGGGGCTTGTGGAAAGGGCGAAGAGAAAGAAGAAGGCACGGCTAACGGAGGAGACAAAGAAAGTAAGTTTTCTGTTGCCATGGTTACAGATGTAGGTGGAGTAGATGATAAATCATTTAACCAATCTGCATGGGAAGGTATTAAAGAGTTTGGTGAGAACAATGGAATGGAAAAGGGAAAAGGCGGCTTTGATTATCTTCAATCTAAATCTGATGCTGACTATGCTACTAACTTAAACAAACTTTCACGCGAAGGCTTTAATTTAGTATTTGGTGTTGGTTTCCTAATGGAAGAAGATATTAATACAATTGCTGGTCAGCAAAAAGATACTCAATTCGGTATCATCGATGGTGTTGTAGATCAGCCAAACGTTGTTAGTATTATGTTCAAAGAGCAGGAAGCTTCATTCCTAGCTGGTGTTGCAGCAGCAAAAGCAACAAAAACAAACCAAATTGGTTTCATTGGCGGAATGGAAATTCCAGTTATTGAGCGTTTTGAAAGTGGTTTTCTTGCTGGAGTACAAGCTGTAAATCCTGATATTAAAGTAAATGTTAAATATACAGGTGCATTTGATAAAGCTGAGCTTGGTAAAACAACTGCTGCACAAATGTATTCTTCTGGTATAGACGTAATCTTCCATGCTGCAGGCGGAACTGGAAATGGATTATTTACTGAAGCAAAAGATCTTAAGAAAAAAGACCCATCTAGAGAAATTTGGGCAATCGGTGTTGACTCAGACCAATCTGCTGAAGGTGTAGTTGAAGTAGATGGCAAAAAACACAATGTAATCTTAACTTCTGCAATGAAGGGTGTAAAAACAGCAGTAATCGATATTTCAGAAAAATCTAAGGCTGGTAACTTCCCAGGCGGAGAAACATTGACTTATGGTTTAGCTGAAGATGGTGTTAGCTTAGCACCTCTAAATGAAGAAGTTGCTAATAAGGCTGACATTGAAAAGGCTGTTAATGAGTGGACAGAAAAGATCAAGAACGGAGATATCACTGTTCCTGGAACGAAAGAAGAACTAAAAAGCTTCAAAGCTGAATAA